The proteins below come from a single Cannabis sativa cultivar Pink pepper isolate KNU-18-1 chromosome 3, ASM2916894v1, whole genome shotgun sequence genomic window:
- the LOC133035886 gene encoding uncharacterized protein LOC133035886, which produces MGDDDDKFKVCIKCNRDTQWKRKIALFELWYSPDDIYVMLKFLNDETFNKNNLEFNKKIKKMTKKNKYLEFKKKIEKMMKKKKNKKKTTKENINIDIKPYDSDYYKSQHICFQTQREELLADYPNIDYHDHHIHKLMAITVHAVFLESDFVGYDQISGNQINHKFHQLPFSSTVSFCYTLSDILKKNESKLPQTVELDFESFEQCLSVSVKSKQEEGSIVFQLFFYNHKLESILRFPLSVQHRDGFEQFWTSVRDELAFPLKVKLREEAGFSSLPCLIELHPDLKMKILEFLPGNDVARLGCTCKEFRILCDDKKENDFWQTKMPCCTCDVRPHHDKTFINWKEVFEDYYIHIVSTPKYFEGLYKKEKRKENINAAKRARPNFYFYKNYPKNTPLLTLYKEMMSKQI; this is translated from the coding sequence AtgggtgatgatgatgataagtTTAAAGTTTGCATCAAGTGCAACCGTGATACCCAATGGAAACGAAAGATAGCACTTTTTGAGTTATGGTACTCCCCAGACGACATATATGTTATGCTCAAATTTTTAAACGACGAGACTTTTAATAAGAACAATTTGGAGTTCAATAAGAAGATTAAAAAGATGACCAAGAAGAATAAATATTTGGAGTTCAAAAAGAAGATTGaaaagatgatgaagaagaagaaaaacaagaaGAAGACTACCAAAGAAAACATCAATATCGATATCAAACCATACGATAGTGATTATTATAAAAGTCAGCATATTTGTTTCCAAACACAGAGAGAAGAATTATTAGCCGATTATCCAAATATTGATTATCATGATCATCACATTCACAAACTCATGGCCATTACGGTTCATGCTGTTTTTTTAGAATCTGATTTCGTTGGATATGATCAAATTTCAGGAAATCAAATTAATCATAAGTTTCATCAACTACCTTTTTCCTCAACGGTGTCGTTTTGCTACACTCTATCTGATATTTTGAAGAAGAATGAAAGTAAATTACCACAAACAGTAGAGTTGGATTTCGAAAGTTTTGAACAATGTTTATCTGTCTCTGTCAAGTCAAAACAAGAAGAAGGATCAAtagtttttcaattatttttttacaatcaTAAACTGGAATCAATACTTAGATTTCCATTATCAGTACAACACCGTGATGGGTTTGAACAATTCTGGACCAGTGTAAGAGATGAGCTTGCGTTTCCTCTCAAGGTAAAGCTTCGCGAAGAGGCCGGGTTTTCGAGTCTTCCGTGCTTGATAGAACTTCATCCAGATCTTAAGATGAAGATTTTGGAGTTTCTTCCAGGTAATGATGTGGCCAGATTAGGGTGCACTTGTAAAGAATTTAGGATTTTGTGTGATGATAAGAAAGAAAACGATTTTTGGCAGACAAAAATGCCATGCTGCACATGCGATGTTCGTCCTCATCATGATAAAACATTTATCAACTGGAAGGAGGTGTTCGAAGATTATTACATCCACATTGTTAGTACTCCTAAATATTTTGAGGGACtttacaaaaaagaaaagaggaaGGAGAATATCAATGCGGCTAAGAGGGCCAGAcctaatttttacttttacaaaAACTATCCCAAAAATACACCGCTTTTAACATTATATAAAGAAATGATGAGTAAACAAATTTAG